In one Vidua chalybeata isolate OUT-0048 chromosome 4, bVidCha1 merged haplotype, whole genome shotgun sequence genomic region, the following are encoded:
- the LOC128787234 gene encoding C-C motif chemokine 5-like has product MRVLAAALAVLLLVAICSLAEADLRVSRSATLSKNEAKSMCCLSYISRPIRRSSISSAYMTSNTCPMPAVVLITRNGKQVCANPRTPWVQKYLKHLELLEY; this is encoded by the exons ATGAGGGTCcttgcagctgccctggctgttcTGCTCCTTGTGGCCATCTGCTCCCTGGCTGAGGCTGATCTCAGAGTCTCCAGGAGTGCCACACTTTCCAAGAACG AAGCCAAAAGCATGTGCTGCTTATCCTACATTTCGCGCCCCATTCGACGCAGCAGCATCAGCTCTGCCTACATGACCAGCAACACTTGCCCAATGCCAGCTGTGGT CCTGATCACCAGGAACGGGAAGCAGGTGTGTGCAAACCCCAGAACTCCCTGGGTGCAGAAATATCTGAAGCACTTGGAGCTTCTGGAGTATTGa